Proteins co-encoded in one Candidatus Bathyarchaeota archaeon genomic window:
- a CDS encoding winged helix DNA-binding domain-containing protein, producing MIGQLFNFHFRFEVYLPKAKRKYGCYVMPILHGDRFIGRVDPIMDRKQWRLKINAVYVEPDAPKSEDTARAMVNTIEELGRFLGAEQILYSRRVPAEWKSVLC from the coding sequence ATGATAGGGCAACTTTTTAATTTTCATTTCCGCTTTGAAGTTTATCTGCCGAAGGCTAAACGCAAGTATGGCTGTTATGTGATGCCAATCTTGCACGGTGATCGTTTTATCGGTCGCGTAGATCCTATAATGGACCGTAAGCAGTGGCGGCTGAAGATTAACGCTGTTTATGTCGAGCCAGACGCCCCAAAATCAGAAGATACAGCTCGGGCGATGGTCAACACAATCGAAGAACTCGGCAGATTCCTCGGCGCAGAGCAAATATTATACAGTCGACGTGTACCTGCGGAATGGAAGAGTGTGCTCTGTTGA
- the rpsJ gene encoding 30S ribosomal protein S10, which translates to MTRKARIRLTSTDYKRLESICNELKAIADKTGVKMTGPIPLPTKRLKVPVLKSPSGGGTATWDKWEMRIHKRLIDIDAEERVMRRIMRIRVPEDVYISIELL; encoded by the coding sequence ATGACGAGAAAAGCGCGAATAAGGCTTACAAGCACCGATTACAAGCGGTTAGAAAGTATATGTAACGAACTGAAAGCCATCGCTGACAAGACAGGCGTCAAAATGACTGGGCCAATTCCTCTACCGACAAAACGACTTAAAGTTCCAGTTCTGAAGTCTCCTTCTGGGGGAGGCACTGCAACTTGGGACAAATGGGAAATGCGCATACACAAAAGGCTTATTGATATTGACGCCGAAGAACGCGTCATGAGGCGAATTATGAGAATACGAGTACCAGAGGACGTATACATAAGCATCGAACTACTCTAG
- a CDS encoding RNA-binding protein translates to MSEMTTQILQESLGKTVLVRLKGGKSLRGKLKGFDQHLNLVLDETEDTTDPENPKKLDILIVRGDNVIIISPPPR, encoded by the coding sequence ATGAGCGAAATGACAACCCAAATCCTCCAAGAAAGCCTAGGGAAAACGGTACTCGTACGCTTAAAAGGCGGAAAAAGTCTACGAGGAAAACTGAAAGGATTCGACCAACACCTGAACCTAGTACTTGACGAAACTGAAGACACGACAGACCCGGAAAACCCTAAAAAACTAGACATTCTAATTGTCCGAGGCGACAACGTAATAATAATCTCGCCACCTCCAAGGTAA
- a CDS encoding HAD family hydrolase: protein MTQQKLKAKALLIDLDGTIVDSLEAFAEAAETALSAIGSKQSSNNVGLEIARHLQLNLPLDDFFNDTNVDNALREKFLTLFLQSFYKIASSKTRLFPNVDKTLHRLSRKFLLALVTRRRVSKRLVEKELQRLRLDQYFSAIITSLEVRRPTPFPDAILKAANKLKVSICDCVVISDSGVDIQAGRLAGAKTVAVLSGLFKKEELRKEMPDLIIEDINQLPELLLAV from the coding sequence ATGACCCAGCAAAAACTGAAAGCTAAAGCACTGCTCATTGATCTAGATGGAACAATAGTTGATTCCTTAGAAGCCTTCGCTGAGGCAGCAGAAACTGCACTCTCCGCTATTGGGAGCAAACAAAGTTCCAATAATGTGGGTTTGGAAATAGCTCGACATTTACAACTTAACCTTCCTCTCGACGATTTCTTTAATGACACAAATGTAGATAATGCTTTGAGAGAGAAATTCCTAACATTATTTTTGCAGTCTTTCTACAAAATCGCCTCAAGCAAAACTAGATTGTTTCCAAATGTCGATAAAACCTTACATAGGCTTTCGAGAAAATTCCTGCTTGCTCTGGTAACTCGTCGACGTGTTTCTAAAAGATTGGTGGAAAAAGAACTGCAACGCTTGCGTCTCGACCAATATTTTTCGGCAATTATAACATCTTTAGAGGTTCGGAGACCCACCCCTTTTCCAGACGCCATTCTAAAGGCAGCAAATAAACTCAAAGTGTCAATCTGTGATTGTGTGGTGATTAGTGACTCTGGAGTTGACATTCAAGCCGGTAGACTTGCTGGCGCAAAAACAGTTGCTGTACTCTCAGGGTTGTTCAAAAAAGAAGAGTTAAGAAAGGAGATGCCTGACCTCATTATAGAAGATATTAATCAACTTCCTGAGCTGCTTTTAGCAGTGTAG
- a CDS encoding 50S ribosomal protein L37e, with product MGKGTASFGKHGRKLIHIKCRRCGRRAYNIKKKRCAACGYGASPTLKTYSWRTKTLQGERTR from the coding sequence ATGGGAAAAGGCACTGCTTCTTTCGGAAAGCATGGAAGAAAACTTATACACATCAAATGTAGAAGATGCGGTAGAAGAGCCTATAACATAAAGAAGAAAAGATGCGCTGCATGCGGCTACGGAGCTTCACCCACTCTGAAAACTTACTCGTGGCGAACCAAAACTCTTCAAGGAGAAAGAACAAGATAG